A genomic segment from Nicotiana sylvestris chromosome 1, ASM39365v2, whole genome shotgun sequence encodes:
- the LOC138877634 gene encoding uncharacterized protein — protein sequence MGYYFYHPSDHKVFGASGATFLERKFLLEGNYNGEIELDEVQDTNESRQYKDHETQVEEPLLDVLKLTRKLSSSIVEVQELNVVQEQVNEPVPNQIEQQQNPAQDDVSNEVDHNDDDPETYEEETQGSDNEIWQMDVKTVSLMTIEKFNFVICGEEPSVYKKFSMKDLGEATYILGIKIYRDRSRNLLGLSQSLYIYTILKSFSSDRDDSKSISGYVFTLNGGAVSWESSKQATVADLVTEVEYIAAGEAAKEAVWMKKFLTKLSVVPSIEGVVPLLCDNTGATAQEKNQDHTKSPNTFCEGIT from the exons atgggatattatttctatcacccttctgaccataaagtgtttgGGGCCAGTGGAGCAACCTTTTTGGAAAGGaaatttcttttagaaggaaattataatggagaaatagaacttgatgaagttcaagaTACTAATGAATCAAGACAATATAAAGATCATGAAacccaagttgaagaacctttattggatgttttgaagttgaCAAGGAAGTTGTCATCTTCAATagttgaagttcaagaactaaaCGTAGTTCAAGAACAGGTCAATGAACCCgttccaaaccaaattgaacaacaacaaaatccagcacaag atgatgtatcaaatgaggttgatcataatgatgatgaccctGAGACCTATGAAGAGGAGACACAAGGTTCTGACAATGAAatatggcaaatggatgtgaaaacagtttccttaatg acaattgaaaagttcaattttgttatatGTGGCGAAGAACCTTCtgtgtacaaaaag ttctccatgaaagacttgggagaagcaacttatatattaggaataaagatctatagagatagatcgAGGAATTTGCTTGGACTTTCCCAGTCTTTGTACATTTATACCATTTTGAAAAG tttctcttcagatagagatgatagcaaatctatttctggttatgtattcaccttaaatggtggtgcagtgagttgggaaagttccaaacaagctacagtagCTGATTTAGTGACTGAAGTAGAATATATAGCAGCTGGTGAAGCTGCTAAGGAAgctgtatggatgaaaaagttcttaactAAACTTAgtgtggttccttcaatagaaggTGTGGTTCCACTGTTGTGTGACAATACTGGAGCCACTGCTCAAGAAAAAAATCAAGATCACACCAAAAGTCCAAACACGTTCTGCGAAGGTATCACTTGA